The DNA sequence GACCGAGTTGGCGACACCTGAGGGTCCCCCTTTCGTAGTGAGCCCGCGGTCGCAGGCCACCACGGCGACGATCGCGCCGAAGATCACTGCTTTGGTGATGGCGAACGCGAGGTCGGCCGGGGATGCAAAGGACGCGAAGGTGCCGGTGTAACTACCCGGCGTACCTCCCTGGAAGTAGACGTTGAAGACGTAGCCGGTGACGAAGCCGATGAAGCACACGAATCCGCAGAGCAGGAAACTCACGACCATCGTGGCCAGCAGCCGCGGCGCGATGAGCCGCTGGGTGGGATTGACTCCCATGACCCGCATCGCGTCGATCTCATCGCGGATGGTTCGCGAGCCCAGGTCGGCAGCAATGGCCGACCCGACCGCGCCCGCAAGCAGAAGAGAGGTGACCAGCGGAGCGCCCTGCCTGATCACGCCGAGACCGGTTGCCGCGCCCGAGAACGAGGTGGCGCCGATCTGGTTGGCGATGTTGCCGACCTGGATGGAGACGATCACACCGACCGGGATGGCAACCAGAAGAGTGGGGATGACGGACGTGTTGGCCATGAAAGCGCATTGGCGGATGAACTCACCGAATGGGAACCGTCGCTTCACGATGTCGACGAACAGCACCTTGAAGACCTCCAGGAACAGCGTCATCTGCCGCCCGAAGGTCTCGAAAGATGCGATCACGTGGCCG is a window from the Williamsia sp. DF01-3 genome containing:
- a CDS encoding ABC transporter permease, which codes for MLPAKRWFRGHVIASFETFGRQMTLFLEVFKVLFVDIVKRRFPFGEFIRQCAFMANTSVIPTLLVAIPVGVIVSIQVGNIANQIGATSFSGAATGLGVIRQGAPLVTSLLLAGAVGSAIAADLGSRTIRDEIDAMRVMGVNPTQRLIAPRLLATMVVSFLLCGFVCFIGFVTGYVFNVYFQGGTPGSYTGTFASFASPADLAFAITKAVIFGAIVAVVACDRGLTTKGGPSGVANSVNAAVVNSVILLFTVNVILTQIFAVVVPARVV